A single region of the Thermodesulfobacteriota bacterium genome encodes:
- a CDS encoding YIP1 family protein, with product MASLVDRMLRASKLDVNLYEEVEADQSSMGQAVTVVVLSSVASGIGTISVLGIKGLIIGTVSALIGWFVWAFLVYIIGTKLLPEPQTKSDVGELLRTIGFSSSPGVLRVFGFIPFVGAIISFAAGIWMLVAMIIAVRQALDYKSTWRAIGVCAIGFVIYLVVIALIFSLLGLPGMMAG from the coding sequence ATGGCTAGCTTAGTTGACCGCATGCTAAGAGCATCCAAGCTCGATGTGAATTTGTATGAAGAAGTTGAAGCAGATCAAAGTTCTATGGGGCAGGCTGTAACTGTCGTTGTATTATCCAGTGTTGCAAGTGGTATAGGGACTATAAGTGTCTTAGGTATAAAGGGATTAATAATTGGTACAGTGTCTGCGCTGATTGGATGGTTTGTTTGGGCTTTTTTAGTTTATATTATCGGCACAAAACTCTTGCCTGAGCCTCAAACAAAATCTGACGTTGGTGAGCTTCTTAGAACAATTGGTTTTTCAAGCTCTCCAGGAGTGCTAAGAGTTTTCGGTTTTATTCCTTTTGTAGGGGCAATAATATCTTTTGCAGCTGGCATATGGATGTTAGTAGCAATGATAATAGCTGTTAGACAAGCTCTAGATTATAAAAGCACATGGCGGGCTATAGGTGTTTGTGCTATTGGATTTGTCATATATCTTGTTGTTATAGCGTTAATATTCTCACTACTTGGTCTTCCCGGTATGATGGCTGGCTAA
- a CDS encoding YIP1 family protein: MFISRIIRALLLDPNLYEEIENDKNSILQAMIVVLLSSVAAGIYTYDYGGARGLVIGTIVTFAGWVLMSFLIYIVGTKLFPETETKTDVGEILRVLGFAAAPGIFILVALLPLINQIVWLLILVIWVWRFVAMIIAVRQALDFKNTWSAIWVCVVGLFAYLLVYIILLAYGLPKPIWS; encoded by the coding sequence TTGTTTATTTCCCGAATTATAAGAGCGCTTCTTTTAGATCCAAATTTATATGAAGAGATAGAGAACGATAAAAACTCGATCTTGCAAGCCATGATTGTGGTTCTGCTCTCAAGTGTTGCAGCCGGTATATACACATATGATTATGGCGGCGCTAGGGGTTTAGTTATTGGCACAATTGTAACATTTGCAGGATGGGTGTTAATGTCATTTCTGATCTATATAGTCGGGACTAAGCTCTTTCCTGAGACAGAAACCAAAACAGATGTTGGAGAAATCCTCAGAGTACTTGGTTTTGCCGCAGCACCGGGGATTTTTATATTAGTTGCTCTTCTTCCACTTATTAACCAAATAGTTTGGCTCCTGATTCTCGTAATATGGGTATGGCGGTTTGTGGCAATGATAATTGCAGTAAGGCAGGCGCTTGATTTTAAGAACACGTGGAGCGCTATTTGGGTTTGTGTTGTGGGACTTTTTGCATATCTACTTGTATATAT
- a CDS encoding GNAT family N-acetyltransferase, protein MKPKLEFKIATEDWEFKQINELNYKTFVEEIPQHECNEGRLLLDKFHSENTYIICIRERKLLGMMAVRDKRPFSLDNKIKELDSYLPDHNFACEFRLLSIEHDFRNLRIIQGLLIVLAKFADEKGYDIALISANVNRLRFYEQFGFKAFGNEVGTQGARYQPMYLTLKSSLEFRKKSKIMSRVPNNFSIENENLINLLPGPVTLKPEVKKAMMDAPVSHRSEEFRKDFNIVKDQLCELANSKSVEILMGSGSLANDVVAAQLGQIKGKGLILSNGEFGERLIDHGQRMGLNYEEITIAWGDVFDYQELKSFLSNHLDINWLWAVHCETSTGVINDIESLEQICSSLNVRLCLDCVSSLGTQPVDLRNVYLGSGVSGKGLSSYPGLAFVFYNHGISPNPAIPRYLDLGFYAEQNGIPFTMSSNLVYALGQSLYSVDWKTRYSQLDLISLFTRDRINQLGFNIIASDKNSAPAVITISLPQWINSCDLGRDLQDEGILIHWTSKYLVERNWIQIAFMSTQSKKDILPLLNFLSKIKVPHSKAL, encoded by the coding sequence ATGAAGCCAAAACTCGAGTTTAAAATTGCTACTGAAGACTGGGAATTCAAGCAAATTAATGAGCTCAATTATAAGACATTTGTAGAGGAAATTCCGCAACATGAATGCAATGAAGGCAGATTGCTTCTTGATAAATTTCACTCTGAAAATACTTATATAATATGTATTAGAGAGCGCAAGCTTTTAGGTATGATGGCCGTGAGAGACAAGAGGCCATTTTCTCTAGATAACAAGATAAAGGAACTGGATTCTTACCTTCCAGATCACAATTTTGCATGTGAATTCAGGCTTTTATCAATAGAGCATGATTTTAGGAACCTAAGAATAATTCAAGGACTTCTTATTGTTTTAGCTAAATTTGCTGATGAAAAGGGTTATGACATAGCGCTCATTTCAGCAAATGTAAATAGACTTAGGTTCTATGAGCAATTTGGTTTTAAAGCTTTTGGAAATGAAGTAGGTACTCAAGGGGCTAGATATCAACCTATGTATTTAACTTTGAAATCATCTTTAGAGTTTAGAAAGAAATCTAAAATAATGTCTAGAGTCCCTAATAATTTTAGTATTGAGAATGAGAATCTTATTAACCTCTTGCCAGGTCCGGTAACCCTTAAACCTGAAGTGAAAAAAGCTATGATGGACGCACCTGTGTCTCATAGATCTGAAGAGTTCAGAAAGGATTTTAATATTGTTAAAGATCAACTTTGTGAATTAGCAAACTCTAAAAGTGTAGAGATTCTTATGGGTTCAGGTTCACTTGCAAATGACGTAGTTGCAGCTCAATTAGGCCAAATAAAGGGAAAAGGTCTAATTTTATCAAATGGAGAGTTTGGGGAGAGGCTAATAGACCACGGACAAAGAATGGGCCTTAATTATGAAGAAATAACTATTGCTTGGGGAGATGTCTTTGATTATCAAGAGTTAAAGAGCTTTCTCTCAAATCATCTAGATATCAATTGGCTTTGGGCCGTTCATTGTGAGACTTCAACAGGTGTAATTAATGATATTGAGTCATTAGAGCAAATCTGCTCTAGTTTAAATGTGCGCCTTTGTTTGGACTGTGTAAGTTCGCTTGGAACACAGCCCGTTGACTTAAGAAATGTCTATCTTGGATCAGGAGTCAGTGGGAAGGGGCTTTCATCTTATCCAGGACTAGCATTTGTTTTTTATAACCATGGTATTTCACCCAACCCTGCTATCCCTAGGTACTTAGATTTAGGATTTTATGCAGAGCAGAACGGAATTCCCTTTACAATGTCTTCAAATCTAGTCTATGCTTTAGGGCAGTCATTATATAGTGTTGATTGGAAAACTAGATATTCTCAATTAGACCTAATAAGCTTGTTTACAAGAGATCGAATAAATCAGCTTGGATTTAATATAATAGCTTCTGATAAAAATTCAGCACCGGCAGTTATAACAATTTCACTTCCCCAATGGATAAACTCGTGCGATTTGGGTAGGGATCTTCAAGATGAGGGTATTTTGATCCATTGGACAAGCAAGTATCTGGTTGAAAGAAACTGGATTCAGATTGCATTTATGAGCACACAGTCAAAAAAAGACATACTTCCGCTGCTTAATTTCTTATCAAAGATTAAAGTGCCTCATAGTAAAGCTCTTTAG